CCGGTGCTACACCATGCCAGTGACCAGGTCCGCAGAGAACGAGCACCGCACCTGCACATCGACCCACGGACACCGCACGACGATTTGCTGAAGCAATTGCGAAGGCGCGCCAACGATGGCGCCCAGACGCGCCCGGAATGGGGCCTGGCGGGCAACGCAGCCTTCGTCATCGCACCCCGGCACAGGACGCTGGGCGCTGCGCTACAAGGACGCAGCTTTCTGCACGACTATGACGCCCAAAGAGACCCCGACGGCAGCCTGCTGGAAGCGCTCATGACCGCGCCCATGCTGGTCACCCACTGGATCAACTGGCAGTACCACGCATCCACCTGCGCCCCCACACGCCTGGGGAGTGGCAACAAGGTGCTGCACAACGTGGTGGGCGGACACATCGGCGTCTTTGAAGGCAACGGCGGTGATCTGCGCATCGGCCTGTCGCAGCAGTCGGTGCACGACGGCAAGCGCTGGTTGCACGAACCACTGAGGCTGACCGTGGTGATTGATGCGCCCCGCCCATCCATCGACGCAGTGATCCATCAACATGCCGTCGTCAAGCAACTGGTGGACCACGGGTGGCTGCACCTCTGGCGGTGGGAAGGCACCGACCTGATGCGCTATGACCAGGGTCTCTGGGAGCCGCTGCACACGGAGAACTGGTGATGCACCCCAGTGCACGCCCCTATGCAGACCGCCGCATCGCCTTGCTGACCCAGCATGGCAAGGAGCGGGTCATCGCGCCCGCGCTGGAGCCGGGTCTGGGTTGCACGATTGAACATGTCAGCGGGTTCGATACCGACCTGCTGGGCACCTTCACCCGCGAAACGGCACGTGCGGGCTCGCAACTGGATGCAGCACGGCGCAAAGCCCGCAAGGGCATGGAGCTCTCCGGCCTCGATGCCGGCCTGGCCAGCGAGGGCAGCTTTGGTCCCGATCCGTTCACAGGAATGGTGCCCTGGAACGTGGAGCTGATCGCCTGGCTGGACGACCGCATGGGCATCGAAGTCGTCGGCATGGCACAAGGGCCTGCGCGCAGCGGGCACCTGCTGAGCGATAACTGGAGTGCCGTGGAGGCATTTGCGCAGCGCGAGGGCTTCCCGCAGCAACAGCTGGTGATGCGCCCGGAGAGCCAGGACGACACCCGCATGCACAAAGGCATCGCGGACTGGGACCGGCTGCGGCACTGCTTCGACGCCTGCCAAGCCCAGGCCCGCAACCGCCAGGTCTTTGTGGAGACGGACCTGAGGGCCTTTGCCAACCCCACCCGCATGCGCCTCATCGAGCAAGCTGCGCAGGACTTGCTGCAGCGACTGCAGTCGAACTGCCCAGCCTGCAACGCCCCGGGTTACTGGGTCACCGAACGCATACCGGGGCTTACCTGCTCTGCCTGCGGACGGCCTACCGCATCCTGCCGCGCTGAGGTGTGGTCGTGCCCACGCTGCGAATACCAGTCCAGAATGAGCAAAGCCACGCGGGCATTGGCAGATCCTCGCCACTGCGCGTATT
The genomic region above belongs to Ralstonia insidiosa and contains:
- a CDS encoding DUF6671 family protein, translated to MHPSARPYADRRIALLTQHGKERVIAPALEPGLGCTIEHVSGFDTDLLGTFTRETARAGSQLDAARRKARKGMELSGLDAGLASEGSFGPDPFTGMVPWNVELIAWLDDRMGIEVVGMAQGPARSGHLLSDNWSAVEAFAQREGFPQQQLVMRPESQDDTRMHKGIADWDRLRHCFDACQAQARNRQVFVETDLRAFANPTRMRLIEQAAQDLLQRLQSNCPACNAPGYWVTERIPGLTCSACGRPTASCRAEVWSCPRCEYQSRMSKATRALADPRHCAYCNP